From the Pelorhabdus rhamnosifermentans genome, the window GCGTAGCTTCTGATTTGGCGGCTATTGTTGCTTTAGTTCATAGCTATGAACTACCTGTGATTGTCGATGAGGCTCACGGACCTCATCTGAAATTTAGTGAACAATTGCCTGTGTCAGCGCTTGATGCTGGAGCTGATATTTGTGCTCAAAGCACGCATAAAATTTTGGGGGCCATGACGCAATGTTCTATTGTGCACTGCCGCGAAGAAAGAATTGATGTAGAGCGACTAAAAAAAATGCTGCAATTGGTTCAGTCAACAAGTCCTAATTATATCTTGATGGCATCACTTGACGTGGCTCGGATGCAAATGGGTACTGAGGGGCCGCGGCTTATTGGTAAGGCTATTAAATTAGCTGAATATTTACGATGTGAAGTTAACAAAATTCCGGGTCTCTTTTGTTTTGGTTCGGAGCGGATGGATCGTCCTGGTAGTTATAGCCTGGATCTTACGAAAGTAACCGTTACTGTCAGAGGATTAGGGATAACAGGGATGATAGCGGAAAAATTTTTGCGTAGTCAGTATAAAATTCAAGCTGAATTATGCGATATGTTTAATATCTTATTTTTAATTACCTTAGGAGACAGTAAGCATGAAATTGATGTACTGCTTGATGCTCTGAGGCAGCTTGCTGTTCAGCTCAAGCAAGCTGCCGATTTTATTGCTATGGCTGAGGCGGCAGCCCAGCCGATGCCATGTTTGCCTGAGCAAGTTTTAGTGCCGCGTGAGGCATTATTTCGTTCTAAGACAGCAGTTCCCTTTCGGCAAGCAGCTGGAAAAGTTTGCGCTGAAATTGTGGCTTTTTATCCACCGGGTATTCCACTCATTTGTCCAGGTGAAAAAATTACTTTAGAGATGATTGATTACTGTTTGGCTCTTAAGCAAGCAGGAATGAATGTTTCTGGTCCGGAAGACTATTTGCTTAATCGTATTCTTGTCGTAGCGTAGACAATGAATTATATGAAGGAGTGCAAGATATGCCAGGAAAGTTAATTATTATTGATGGGAATGATTCGAGCGGCAAAGCGACGCAGACAAAAAAACTGGTGAAACGGCTAGAACTGGAACACTATGATGTTCGCAAAGTGGAATTTCCCAATTATGACAGTTCCTCGTCGGCGCTCGTTAAAATGTATTTAAACGGTTCGTTTGGTCACGAACCTGAAGATGTCAACCCTTATGTTGCTTCAACTTTTTATGCTGTTGACCGTTTTGCATCATTTCGTACGGATTGGGGCGATTTCTACCAATCAGGGGGCATCATTATTGCCGATCGCTATACAACGTCCAATATGATTCATCAGGCAGCAAAAATTGTGAATGAAGCAGCCAGAAAAAAGTATCTAGACTGGCTATGGGATTTAGAATTCGTAAAATTTACTTTACCTGTGCCTGATTGTGTCGTATTTTTAGATATGCCCCCCGTTTATTCAGCTAAACTTATGGCAGAGCGGCCCTTAAAGTCCGGTGAAAAACAAGATATTCATGAACAGAATCAACAATATTTATTGCACTGTTATGATCATTCTCGTTGGGTGGCTGAGCAGTATGGTTGGGTGCGTATTGAATGTGCTCAATCGGGCAAATTAAAGAATATTGGTATTATTCACGAGGAAGTGTATGATGTAGTAAAAAAGTTTTTATGATTGGGACGAAAAGACCTTTCTAATTGTTTTACTATGCCAAGCAGGGGAGAATATGATAAAATAAATTAATTAACAAATTCTCCTTATAACTTGGAGTATTGTAACAATATTCACTTAAGTGGATAACTATGGTAAAAGCCTGTTGGCCGAGAGGCAGGGAGGAAACCTTGTGAAGATTAATAATTTAGGAACGGTTCAAACGCCTGTTGTCAGTGAACGCGAGGGACAAAGTAGGTCAGAAAAGACACAGGGATATTTTGCATCTGACCTCATGAATTCCCAGGAAGAGCAGTCGAAGGAAAAATTAAACAAGCTACTTGATCAAATTAATGAACAGGGCAATAAGCTGAGCCAGGCCCCGACTTATGCTGATTTGAAAAGTTATCGCGAACTTGTTCGTTCTTTTATTGGTGAGGCTGTTGGTGGGATGTATTCTGTTCATTCCGAACGGGGCTGGGATAGGCAGGGACGTCAAAAGATGTTTACGATTATAAAAAAAGTGGATAGCACTTTGGCCGATATGGCAGAAGATGTGCGAGTTGGGCAAGAACGGCAGCTAAGTATTTTGGCGAAACATGATGCCATACGAGGCATGCTTGTCGACTTGTATATGTAGGGAAAGCAATGACATGGGATGAAATAATTGGTCATAGCAAACAAATAGAACGCCTGAAGCGGCTTATAACAAGTAGGCTTATTCCGCATGCTCTTTTGTTTATTGGGCCAGATGGCATTGGAAAGCGGCTTACGGCACATATTTTTGCTCAGAACGTGCTTTGTGATAGAAAAGGCAGCCAAGCCTGTCAAGTTTGTCCGTCGTGTAAAGCATTTATTGCGAATAATCATCCTGATTTTTATGAACTAGTACCTGAGGGAGCTTCGCTAAAAATTGATCAAATTCGATTGCTTCAAAAAGAAGCAGCTTTTACACCGCGGCTTAATCAGGGGCGGGTATTTATTATTGATGAAGCGGAAAAATTGACAACGCAAGCGCAGAATAGTCTTTTAAAAATATTAGAAGAACCTCCGCCTCAAGTGATATTTATTCTTATTGCATCAAATCGGCAAAATCTACTTGAAACGATTTTTTCACGTTGCCAGGAGATACGATTTGATTTAGTTGCTCTAGATGCGGTTAGGATAGCACTTATTCAGGCTGGTTGGCCGCAGCAAAGGGCGGAAATTGCTGCTAAAATTAGTCAGGGGCGGGTGGCTGCGGCTTTTCGGTTTCTTGAGACAGAGGGGCTTGCTATTCGACAGTTCGCGTGCGAGTGGCTGATCAATCTTTTAGAACTTCCGGCAAGTCGTGTTTTAGATCATGCGGGTAAGCTAACGGAACTTTCGCCAGAGGAGCGAAGTGATTTTTTTTATCACATCAAATGGTTGCTGCGGGATTTATTATTGTCAAGATTGTGCAATAAACAGAATTATTTGTTTTTAGCAGTGAACATCGATCAGCAGACCGTGTTGGAACGTCTAGGCCGTTATGTACAGGAGCAACAAGTAAGGATGGCTTTGTCGTTCTTTATTACAGCAGAACAATCGCTTAGGAAAAATGGAAATCCGCGGATTACATTTGAGTTTTTAGTACTTTCGTTGCGCGATTTGACAATTGGGAGGGAAACTAGTGCAGACAGTTGTGGGCATCCGTTTTAAAAAAGCGGGAAAAATATATTATTTTGATCCCAGTAACTTTGTGTTATCATCAGGCGATCATGTTATTGTAGAAACTGCACGGGGCTTAGAGTTTGGCGATGTTGTCATTGGACCGCGCGAAGTAGAGGAAAAAGACATTATTCAACCCTTGAAACCGGTGCAGCGTAAAGCAACACAGGAAGATGAAGAAAAGGTGCAAGGGAATAGACAAAAACAAAAAACAGCTTTTACTATTTGTGAGCAAAAGATCGCAGTCCATGGTCTTCCAATGAATCTTGTTGATGTGGAATATACATTTGATGTAAATAAAATTATTTTTTATTTTACAGCCGAAGGCCGGATCGATTTTCGCGAATTAGTGAAGGATTTAGCCAGTGTCTTTCGAACGCGCATTGAGCTTCGACAGATTGGTGTTCGTGATGAAGCCAAAATGATGGGTGGTATTGGTTGTTGTGGCCGCTCACTTTGTTGTGCAACCTTTTTAGGCGATTTTGAACCCGTTTCTATTCGTATGGCCAAAGACCAGAATTTATCACTTAATCCGACGAAGATTTCGGGTATTTGTGGACGGCTAATGTGCTGTTTGAAATATGAAAGCAATTGCTATGGTTCAAGTTCGAAAAAAATGACTGCCCCGAAGGTCGGTCTGGACGTCCTTACAGTCAGTGGCGATGGAAAAATTGTCTCAGTGAATCCTGCGAAGAAAACGGTTCGCATTGCTATCGCTGAAGGGGAATTCTTAGAACTTCCTTGGGAAGAAGTTGTTCCCAAAGGCGAGAAGCCAGTAATATGAAGTTATTAGTAGGTGAGCGGATCGACGAACTGTATTATGGAGGTTATCGGATTATTCAGCATGAGGAGGAATTTGCTTTTTCTCTTGATGCCGTTTTACTCGCTCATTTTGCGCAGATTCGTCCCTGTTGCCAGGCCATTGATTTAGGTACAGGTACCGGTGTTATTGCATTGCTACTCGCTGCAAGGGGAGCAAAAAAGATCACGGGCATTGAAATCAATACGCATATGGCGGAACTTGCTAGGCGTAGTGTGGCGTTAAATGATCTTGATGCTGTCATTGACATCCTTGAAGCGGATTATTGCCAGCATCGCCTGCTTTCGCAGCTTCCGGCAGGGTCCGCTGATCTTGTTGTAGCTAATCCGCCTTATCGCGCGATTGGTACAGGAGCGCAAAATAGTAAAAAAAATGTGGCTTCTGCTTGTCATGAATGTTCGGCCTCTTTAACAGATGTGATTACAGCCGCTGCTTTTTGGGTAAAATATCGCGGTCGGTTTGCTATGGTGCATTTGCCGGAGCGTATGACAGAAATTCTTTGTTTAATGAGTCAAAAGGGGCTAGAACCTAAGCGGCTTAGACTCATTCATCCTGCGCTCGGTAAACAGGCAAATATGCTGCTTGTAGAGGGTATTCGCGGTGGAAAATCAGGGCTATCTGTGCTTCCGCCGCTTATCGTCCATAACGCCGATGGCAGTTATACGGATGAAATTCAAGAATTTTATTTCGGTTCATGAGGTGACGTCGTGGCAGGTACCTTGTATTTGTGTGCAACACCTATTGGAAATTTAGAGGATATTACTTATCGCGCGCTCCGGTGCTTGCGGGAAGTCGCTGTTGTTGCGGCTGAGGATACGCGTCATACGCGAAAACTGTTCACTCATTTTGACATTCATACGACGCTAACCCGTTATGATGAGCATAGCAAGGAGCAGGCCGGTCCCTACTTGATTGACAGGTTGCTTGGTGGGGATGATGTGGCTGTTGTAAGTGATGCTGGCATGCCTGGCATTAGTGATCCGGGCAGTGATCTTGTCAGACGGGCTATTCTGGCCAAGATTTCTGTTGTTCCCTTACCAGGTGCCAATGCAGCTTTATCTGCGCTTATTGCATCCGGTCTGGATACAACGGCTTTTACCTTTTTGGGCTTTTTGCCTAAAACAAAAAAAAAGCAGCAAGAAATGCTGAGTCAATTCGTTGAGCATCCTTATACGCTGATTTTTTATGAATCGCCTCATCATTTATTAGCTACGCTTGGTATTCTCCAGGAAATGTTTGGCGACCGTTCTGTTGCGGTTGGCAGAGAACTGACGAAAAAATTCGAAGAATTTATTCGCGGTTCTTTAAGTGGTGTCATGACTCATTTTCAAGCCGTGCCGCCACGTGGCGAATTTACCATCGTTTTAGCCGGGGCTACATGCGAAACGAGTGTATTGGTTAATGAGCCTCCGTCAGACGCGATTTTATCTGCTGCTGTAGAGGCGTTTGTTGCTGGTGGGTTAGCAAAAAAAGAGGCGATGCGGCAAGTCGCTGTGCAATACAATCTTTCTAAACGGGATGTTTATCAGGCCTTACTCAAGTGAAATTTAGTTGATGCAATTGGATAGACTTTGATAAAAAAAAGTCACAGTAACTGTGACTTTTATCCATTCAAAAAAGAAGTATGAACTTTTTCGAGCTTTAGACGGCTGCTTGTCCCATGTCTTGCAAGCAGGACTTACATACGTTCTTACCTTTAAAATTTGTAACCTCATCTGCATTACCGCAGAAAACACAAGCAGGTTCATATTTTCTTAAGACAATGCGATCGCTATCTACATAAATTTCTAGGGAATCTCTTTCTTCGATATCAAGAGTACGACGAAGCTCGATTGGAATAACAACTCTACCTAACTCGTCCACTTTGCGTACAATACCTGTTGATTTCATTTTTTATTATTTCTCCTCTCATATAACATAATTCGACAAAAACCGTCTGACTAAATAATACCAAAAATGACAGGGGTTGTCAACCTGTTTTTTCCCAAAAAATATAAAATTTTTTCAAAAAATTGCAGAATCCGCATAAATTAGGATTTTTTTTTGCATGGAAAGGCCTGGGAGTATTATAATATTACATACGAACTTTTAATTTGAAGGAGGACAAAATGAGTAAAAAACCTTTTTACCTTACGACGCCC encodes:
- a CDS encoding aminotransferase class I/II-fold pyridoxal phosphate-dependent enzyme, with amino-acid sequence MNKQQGRTPLLDAMVHYVAEGALPFHTPGHKQGKGMAAPFTAVMGSKMLRYDVSLMSELDDLHQPQGCIKEAEQLVAELYGADDSFFVVNGTTGGIQAMILTIAGPGDKIIVPRNAHRSIISGIILSGAIPIYIYPEIDQELGIAMGVTTAVVEEALKKHPDAKGVLLINPTYYGVASDLAAIVALVHSYELPVIVDEAHGPHLKFSEQLPVSALDAGADICAQSTHKILGAMTQCSIVHCREERIDVERLKKMLQLVQSTSPNYILMASLDVARMQMGTEGPRLIGKAIKLAEYLRCEVNKIPGLFCFGSERMDRPGSYSLDLTKVTVTVRGLGITGMIAEKFLRSQYKIQAELCDMFNILFLITLGDSKHEIDVLLDALRQLAVQLKQAADFIAMAEAAAQPMPCLPEQVLVPREALFRSKTAVPFRQAAGKVCAEIVAFYPPGIPLICPGEKITLEMIDYCLALKQAGMNVSGPEDYLLNRILVVA
- the holB gene encoding DNA polymerase III subunit delta', with translation MTWDEIIGHSKQIERLKRLITSRLIPHALLFIGPDGIGKRLTAHIFAQNVLCDRKGSQACQVCPSCKAFIANNHPDFYELVPEGASLKIDQIRLLQKEAAFTPRLNQGRVFIIDEAEKLTTQAQNSLLKILEEPPPQVIFILIASNRQNLLETIFSRCQEIRFDLVALDAVRIALIQAGWPQQRAEIAAKISQGRVAAAFRFLETEGLAIRQFACEWLINLLELPASRVLDHAGKLTELSPEERSDFFYHIKWLLRDLLLSRLCNKQNYLFLAVNIDQQTVLERLGRYVQEQQVRMALSFFITAEQSLRKNGNPRITFEFLVLSLRDLTIGRETSADSCGHPF
- a CDS encoding dTMP kinase; its protein translation is MPGKLIIIDGNDSSGKATQTKKLVKRLELEHYDVRKVEFPNYDSSSSALVKMYLNGSFGHEPEDVNPYVASTFYAVDRFASFRTDWGDFYQSGGIIIADRYTTSNMIHQAAKIVNEAARKKYLDWLWDLEFVKFTLPVPDCVVFLDMPPVYSAKLMAERPLKSGEKQDIHEQNQQYLLHCYDHSRWVAEQYGWVRIECAQSGKLKNIGIIHEEVYDVVKKFL
- a CDS encoding YaaR family protein, which produces MKINNLGTVQTPVVSEREGQSRSEKTQGYFASDLMNSQEEQSKEKLNKLLDQINEQGNKLSQAPTYADLKSYRELVRSFIGEAVGGMYSVHSERGWDRQGRQKMFTIIKKVDSTLADMAEDVRVGQERQLSILAKHDAIRGMLVDLYM
- a CDS encoding PSP1 domain-containing protein, with the protein product MQTVVGIRFKKAGKIYYFDPSNFVLSSGDHVIVETARGLEFGDVVIGPREVEEKDIIQPLKPVQRKATQEDEEKVQGNRQKQKTAFTICEQKIAVHGLPMNLVDVEYTFDVNKIIFYFTAEGRIDFRELVKDLASVFRTRIELRQIGVRDEAKMMGGIGCCGRSLCCATFLGDFEPVSIRMAKDQNLSLNPTKISGICGRLMCCLKYESNCYGSSSKKMTAPKVGLDVLTVSGDGKIVSVNPAKKTVRIAIAEGEFLELPWEEVVPKGEKPVI
- a CDS encoding AbrB/MazE/SpoVT family DNA-binding domain-containing protein, whose amino-acid sequence is MKSTGIVRKVDELGRVVIPIELRRTLDIEERDSLEIYVDSDRIVLRKYEPACVFCGNADEVTNFKGKNVCKSCLQDMGQAAV
- the rsmI gene encoding 16S rRNA (cytidine(1402)-2'-O)-methyltransferase, whose protein sequence is MAGTLYLCATPIGNLEDITYRALRCLREVAVVAAEDTRHTRKLFTHFDIHTTLTRYDEHSKEQAGPYLIDRLLGGDDVAVVSDAGMPGISDPGSDLVRRAILAKISVVPLPGANAALSALIASGLDTTAFTFLGFLPKTKKKQQEMLSQFVEHPYTLIFYESPHHLLATLGILQEMFGDRSVAVGRELTKKFEEFIRGSLSGVMTHFQAVPPRGEFTIVLAGATCETSVLVNEPPSDAILSAAVEAFVAGGLAKKEAMRQVAVQYNLSKRDVYQALLK
- a CDS encoding tRNA1(Val) (adenine(37)-N6)-methyltransferase; translated protein: MKLLVGERIDELYYGGYRIIQHEEEFAFSLDAVLLAHFAQIRPCCQAIDLGTGTGVIALLLAARGAKKITGIEINTHMAELARRSVALNDLDAVIDILEADYCQHRLLSQLPAGSADLVVANPPYRAIGTGAQNSKKNVASACHECSASLTDVITAAAFWVKYRGRFAMVHLPERMTEILCLMSQKGLEPKRLRLIHPALGKQANMLLVEGIRGGKSGLSVLPPLIVHNADGSYTDEIQEFYFGS